The following are encoded together in the Thermococcus sibiricus MM 739 genome:
- a CDS encoding MoaD/ThiS family protein, with the protein MIKIKVIGRKIEKELEYQKGMKVKDILKAVGFNTESAIAKVNGKVALEDDPIKDNDYVEVIPVVSGG; encoded by the coding sequence ATGATCAAGATTAAGGTCATTGGAAGAAAAATCGAGAAAGAGCTGGAATACCAGAAGGGCATGAAAGTCAAAGACATTCTCAAGGCTGTGGGATTCAACACAGAAAGTGCCATAGCAAAGGTAAACGGAAAGGTGGCTTTAGAAGATGATCCTATTAAAGACAACGATTACGTTGAAGTCATTCCAGTCGTGTCTGGAGGTTGA
- a CDS encoding DUF6884 domain-containing protein, translating to MSKRKRIYITHCSAKKDDSLRGTKKKVTPDRLYTAIPLQRFVKKCKDKGVDWAIFSDKYGIVLPQDKIEWYDKHPSKVTPEEFQILVNNFIQRLSGYDEIWFYHNPGRFHQLYKKLIEEVGSKGLNVKLFTHLSEINQVTKNE from the coding sequence ATGAGTAAAAGAAAAAGAATATATATTACTCATTGTTCAGCTAAAAAAGATGATTCTCTTCGTGGAACAAAAAAGAAAGTTACTCCTGATAGGCTATATACTGCAATACCACTTCAGCGTTTTGTTAAAAAATGTAAAGATAAAGGAGTTGACTGGGCAATATTTTCCGACAAATACGGTATAGTTCTCCCACAAGATAAAATCGAGTGGTACGACAAGCACCCAAGTAAGGTAACACCAGAAGAATTTCAAATTTTAGTTAATAATTTCATCCAACGGCTTTCAGGATACGACGAAATCTGGTTTTATCATAATCCTGGACGGTTCCATCAATTGTATAAAAAATTGATAGAAGAAGTAGGGAGTAAGGGATTAAATGTGAAATTATTTACGCATCTATCTGAAATTAATCAGGTGACAAAAAATGAGTGA
- a CDS encoding signal recognition particle protein Srp54 codes for MVLDKLGQSLNNALKKLARASTVDEALVRDVVRDIQRALITSDVNVRLVLDLTKKIEKRALEEKPPAGVSKKEHIVKIVYEELTNFLGKEAKPVEIKAKPTVLLTVGIQGSGKTTSVAKLSRYFQKHGYKVGVVCSDTWRPGAYQQLKQLIEPYGIEVFGNPEEKNAIKLAKEGVEYFKKKGVDVIIVDSAGRHKEEKGLIEEMRQISNTINPHEVILIIDGTIGQQAYNQALAFKEATPIGSIIVTKLDGSAKGGGALSAVVATGAPIKFIGVGEKIDDLEPFDPKRFVSRLLGLGDIQGLLEKFEELSKEVEFKEEDMEKFLKGKFNLKDMYAQLEAMKKMGPLQQILKMIPGMGYSLPDEMVRMSEVRLKKFKVIMDSMTEEELENPEIINYSRIKRIARGSGTTTKDVKELINQYNQMKKFFRSMDKRKLAKMAKRFNMGGFGI; via the coding sequence ATGGTATTGGATAAACTGGGACAATCATTGAATAATGCATTGAAAAAACTTGCACGTGCCAGTACTGTGGATGAGGCTCTTGTGAGAGATGTTGTTAGAGATATTCAGAGAGCACTAATAACAAGTGATGTTAATGTTCGTCTTGTTCTTGATTTAACGAAAAAAATAGAAAAACGGGCCTTAGAAGAAAAACCTCCTGCAGGTGTTTCTAAAAAAGAGCATATAGTGAAAATAGTCTATGAAGAACTTACAAACTTTTTGGGGAAAGAGGCCAAACCTGTCGAAATAAAAGCAAAACCAACTGTTCTTTTAACTGTAGGAATTCAAGGATCCGGAAAGACTACGAGTGTGGCAAAGCTGAGCCGATATTTCCAAAAACATGGATATAAAGTCGGAGTAGTATGCTCAGATACATGGCGTCCTGGTGCATACCAGCAACTTAAACAGCTTATAGAACCATACGGAATTGAGGTATTCGGAAATCCGGAGGAAAAAAATGCCATAAAACTCGCAAAAGAGGGTGTGGAATACTTCAAAAAGAAAGGAGTAGATGTAATAATAGTTGACTCTGCAGGAAGACATAAGGAAGAAAAAGGCCTTATTGAAGAAATGAGACAGATAAGCAACACTATAAATCCCCATGAAGTAATCCTTATAATAGATGGCACAATTGGACAGCAAGCATACAACCAAGCTCTGGCTTTCAAAGAGGCCACTCCAATAGGGTCAATAATAGTCACAAAACTTGATGGCTCTGCAAAAGGTGGAGGGGCCCTATCCGCAGTGGTCGCCACTGGAGCACCCATAAAATTCATAGGAGTAGGGGAAAAGATAGATGACCTTGAGCCCTTCGATCCAAAAAGATTTGTTTCCAGACTTTTAGGACTCGGAGATATTCAAGGATTGTTAGAGAAATTTGAAGAATTGAGTAAGGAAGTAGAGTTCAAAGAGGAAGACATGGAAAAATTCCTCAAAGGAAAATTCAATCTCAAAGACATGTACGCCCAGCTTGAGGCCATGAAAAAAATGGGGCCTCTGCAACAAATTCTAAAAATGATCCCCGGAATGGGATATTCCCTCCCTGATGAAATGGTAAGAATGAGTGAAGTCAGATTAAAGAAATTTAAAGTCATAATGGACTCCATGACGGAAGAAGAGCTTGAAAATCCTGAAATAATAAACTATTCACGAATAAAAAGAATAGCCCGAGGATCAGGCACAACTACGAAAGATGTAAAAGAATTGATTAATCAATACAATCAAATGAAAAAGTTCTTTAGGAGTATGGACAAAAGAAAATTGGCCAAGATGGCCAAGAGGTTTAACATGGGAGGGTTTGGTATATGA
- a CDS encoding YkgJ family cysteine cluster protein, which yields MKKRWVATVYLDTLQIESDPSFKFTCLPKCARCCIEFDIPLRDEDIAKIEELDYNAWEFVDYEKMFYRGDKFLGYGLKKRPFDDGCVFLGDDYKCKIYSHRPLACRLYPFVLIRHGMNLEIYVKEDSFCKGINNPNGESITGNFIIQYFGNVIEEYRHKLGISNNHYKPKNLII from the coding sequence GTGAAAAAAAGATGGGTAGCTACGGTATATCTAGACACCCTTCAGATTGAAAGTGATCCTTCTTTTAAATTTACATGCCTACCAAAGTGTGCTAGGTGTTGTATTGAATTCGACATTCCACTAAGAGATGAAGATATTGCCAAAATAGAAGAGCTCGATTATAATGCATGGGAGTTTGTAGATTATGAGAAAATGTTCTACCGGGGCGACAAGTTCTTGGGATATGGATTGAAAAAACGGCCATTTGATGATGGTTGTGTCTTTCTTGGAGATGACTACAAATGCAAGATTTACTCTCATCGCCCCCTTGCATGCAGACTTTATCCATTTGTTTTAATCAGACATGGTATGAACCTAGAGATATATGTTAAAGAAGATTCCTTTTGTAAAGGTATTAATAATCCTAATGGGGAATCAATTACGGGCAATTTTATCATTCAATACTTTGGAAACGTCATTGAAGAATATAGACACAAGTTAGGCATTTCAAATAACCATTATAAACCAAAAAATCTTATAATTTGA
- a CDS encoding Lrp/AsnC family transcriptional regulator, whose amino-acid sequence MVDELDRKIISILQKDARLSYREIAKKLGIAVGTVYNRLKKLEEEGVILGFAPKLDYNKLGYDLTTIIGVRAQGKRIIEIEKEIASDPHVACVYDVTGEYDIIVIAKFRGREDMNKFVKKLLRIDGVEKTYTHVAMDVVKEDFTLEV is encoded by the coding sequence ATGGTAGATGAACTGGATAGAAAGATAATCTCAATTCTTCAAAAAGATGCTAGGTTGTCTTACAGGGAAATAGCCAAGAAGTTAGGCATTGCTGTTGGTACAGTTTATAACAGACTTAAAAAGCTGGAAGAGGAAGGGGTAATCCTGGGGTTCGCACCAAAACTTGATTATAATAAGTTGGGATACGATTTGACAACAATCATAGGGGTCAGGGCTCAGGGGAAAAGAATAATTGAAATTGAGAAGGAGATAGCTAGTGATCCTCATGTGGCCTGTGTATATGATGTAACTGGTGAATATGACATAATAGTGATTGCAAAATTTAGAGGACGAGAAGATATGAACAAATTTGTAAAAAAGCTTCTCAGAATAGATGGTGTGGAAAAAACCTACACCCATGTTGCCATGGATGTGGTAAAAGAGGATTTCACGTTAGAGGTTTAG
- a CDS encoding cupin domain-containing protein produces MIPKINLDNKLKEIEKPWSPIEVARINEYVIRMALFNGEYHWHKHTNEDELFYVYRGSIVIQLRDFPDIVLHEGEMALVPRGVEHCPKALEPSYVLMFEPAVLKSKGD; encoded by the coding sequence ATGATTCCCAAAATTAATCTGGATAATAAACTCAAGGAAATTGAAAAGCCATGGTCTCCAATTGAGGTGGCGCGGATTAACGAGTATGTAATTAGAATGGCTCTCTTTAATGGTGAATATCACTGGCACAAGCATACAAATGAAGATGAGCTTTTCTACGTATACCGGGGGAGCATAGTTATTCAGTTAAGGGATTTTCCGGATATAGTTCTACATGAAGGAGAAATGGCCCTTGTACCGAGAGGTGTGGAGCACTGTCCTAAGGCCTTAGAACCTTCCTATGTGCTGATGTTCGAACCTGCAGTATTGAAGAGTAAAGGAGATTAA
- a CDS encoding damage-control phosphatase, with protein sequence MRIHYECFMCIANQCQRIIEMTTDDLEKRKTAAVFSAKLMGKLKEDSISGIVASEIISELYKFLGIEDPFKEYKERSNEIAKKILENITKNLEIDLKTALKLAIVGNIIDFAVGYSPEKIERDIIHLINEDLYVDNSEELFKTLKNARVLLYLTDNCGEIYFDKLFLKKIKESFPDLEIYIAGKEQPLINDATVNELRVAGLQEVGEIISTGFGVVGVPLDRISGRFKEIFDSADVIIAKGQANFETLNESNDRRIFYLLKAKCMPISRELRVPQGAMLCI encoded by the coding sequence ATGAGAATTCATTACGAATGTTTTATGTGCATTGCCAACCAGTGTCAAAGAATAATTGAGATGACAACTGACGACTTAGAAAAGAGGAAAACAGCAGCGGTTTTCTCGGCAAAGCTTATGGGCAAACTTAAAGAAGATTCAATCTCTGGAATAGTTGCTAGTGAAATAATTTCTGAACTTTATAAGTTCTTGGGAATTGAAGACCCTTTTAAGGAATACAAGGAAAGATCAAATGAGATTGCAAAAAAGATTTTGGAGAATATTACAAAAAATCTAGAAATTGATCTCAAGACTGCCCTTAAACTAGCAATAGTTGGGAATATCATTGATTTTGCAGTAGGCTATTCTCCAGAAAAAATAGAGCGGGACATTATACACTTAATTAACGAGGATTTATATGTGGATAACTCAGAAGAGCTTTTTAAGACACTTAAAAATGCAAGAGTGCTTTTATACCTCACTGATAATTGTGGAGAGATATATTTTGATAAACTCTTTTTGAAGAAAATTAAAGAAAGTTTTCCTGATTTGGAGATATATATCGCAGGGAAAGAGCAACCGCTTATTAATGATGCTACAGTGAATGAGTTAAGAGTAGCTGGTCTTCAAGAAGTTGGAGAGATAATTTCTACGGGTTTTGGAGTTGTGGGAGTTCCATTGGATAGGATTTCGGGGAGATTCAAAGAGATTTTTGATAGTGCGGATGTAATTATAGCAAAGGGGCAGGCCAACTTTGAGACCTTGAACGAAAGTAATGACAGAAGAATATTTTATCTCTTAAAAGCAAAGTGCATGCCCATTTCAAGAGAGTTGCGGGTTCCGCAGGGAGCCATGCTATGTATATAG
- the mtnP gene encoding S-methyl-5'-thioadenosine phosphorylase, with the protein MPRIAIIGGSGVYDPRLLENLREEMIKTPYGNIKVKIGTYKGEEIAFLARHGEKHSVPPHKINYRANIWGLHELGVERILATSAVGSVNEAMKPGDFVILDQLIDFTKNRTYTFYDGEDAPHERNFVAHVDFTDPYCPELRDSLIRAARELGFSYHPRGTYAAMEGPRFETRAEIRALRILGADVVGMTQSPEAILARELEMCYASVAIVTNYGAGISKTKLTHSEVVELMQQKSEEIKLLLMKAVEHIPRIRRCACKDALKGATG; encoded by the coding sequence ATGCCAAGGATAGCTATAATTGGAGGTTCAGGTGTATATGATCCAAGACTTCTAGAAAACCTAAGGGAAGAGATGATAAAGACTCCTTATGGAAATATTAAGGTCAAAATAGGTACATATAAAGGAGAGGAAATAGCTTTCCTAGCAAGACATGGAGAGAAACATAGTGTTCCCCCACATAAAATAAATTACCGTGCGAACATATGGGGTCTGCACGAGCTTGGCGTGGAAAGGATCCTCGCAACCTCTGCAGTTGGTTCGGTGAATGAGGCCATGAAACCTGGGGATTTTGTAATACTGGATCAACTGATAGATTTTACCAAGAATAGGACGTACACATTCTATGATGGCGAAGATGCGCCTCATGAGAGGAATTTTGTGGCCCATGTGGATTTCACAGATCCATACTGTCCAGAGCTTAGGGACTCTTTAATTAGAGCTGCAAGAGAGCTTGGCTTCAGCTACCATCCAAGGGGAACTTACGCTGCAATGGAAGGACCTAGGTTTGAAACAAGGGCTGAAATTAGGGCCTTGAGAATATTGGGTGCCGATGTAGTAGGGATGACACAATCACCTGAGGCCATCTTAGCTAGAGAACTAGAAATGTGCTATGCTAGCGTTGCTATAGTGACTAACTACGGTGCAGGGATAAGCAAAACTAAGCTTACTCATTCAGAAGTTGTTGAACTTATGCAGCAGAAGAGCGAGGAGATTAAGCTCCTTTTGATGAAAGCTGTAGAGCACATTCCAAGGATTAGAAGATGTGCTTGTAAAGATGCATTGAAAGGAGCTACAGGCTGA
- a CDS encoding nucleotidyltransferase domain-containing protein: MPREKVVRVWDEREVVYSLKKWRILKEKREKALQIMKKLAQFDPHVYGSVARGDVRKDSDIDIVIPYKVPSFLIEHALENMPFQKKRIVMATPWHLIKGHIEIDDETVITFPLINPNDREIEFYKWGGMIDIRGIQTNSRVPGVNKKLILIIPSENGHIEKEVMGRENEVAKVLGVSIKLVQERVKILTRRDSIGRTGIYLNEEVPDWMSFEEALKRIADRDPNIRRKIKESGGI, from the coding sequence ATGCCAAGAGAAAAAGTTGTTAGAGTGTGGGATGAGAGGGAAGTTGTTTATTCTCTCAAAAAATGGAGAATTCTAAAAGAAAAACGAGAGAAAGCGTTGCAGATTATGAAAAAGCTGGCCCAATTCGATCCTCATGTTTATGGGAGCGTTGCTCGAGGAGATGTGAGAAAAGACAGCGACATAGATATTGTTATTCCTTACAAAGTGCCAAGTTTTCTGATTGAACACGCTCTGGAGAACATGCCTTTTCAAAAGAAGAGAATCGTGATGGCCACTCCATGGCATTTGATAAAGGGTCACATTGAGATTGATGATGAAACAGTAATAACTTTCCCTTTGATTAATCCGAATGATAGAGAGATTGAATTCTACAAATGGGGTGGAATGATAGATATTAGAGGGATTCAGACAAATTCAAGGGTTCCAGGAGTGAATAAAAAGTTAATCCTTATAATACCCAGTGAAAATGGCCACATAGAAAAAGAAGTGATGGGAAGAGAAAATGAAGTGGCAAAGGTTCTAGGAGTCAGTATTAAGCTTGTGCAAGAGAGAGTCAAGATACTCACAAGAAGAGACTCCATTGGAAGAACAGGAATCTATCTCAATGAAGAAGTTCCGGATTGGATGAGCTTTGAAGAGGCCTTGAAAAGAATAGCCGATAGAGACCCCAACATCAGAAGAAAGATCAAAGAAAGCGGCGGGATTTGA
- a CDS encoding winged helix-turn-helix domain-containing protein codes for MPRSALQVFRALDDRPISSKELARKTSLSERTVRYALKILKENELVEEIFFLRDARKRGYRRKKFIPD; via the coding sequence TTGCCAAGGTCAGCCCTTCAGGTTTTTAGGGCTTTAGATGATAGACCGATTTCGTCTAAAGAGTTAGCCAGAAAAACAAGCCTTTCCGAAAGAACTGTTCGGTATGCATTGAAAATTCTGAAGGAAAATGAACTTGTTGAAGAGATATTTTTCTTAAGAGATGCCCGAAAGAGAGGGTATAGGCGAAAGAAATTCATTCCGGACTAA
- a CDS encoding NHL repeat-containing protein has protein sequence MRGKVKRCWALFLLALLFGIFCRMPQVEAGNDYEVLWHETYTFGSTSGGSLVDVTPDGEIIVAGHTYFDWWHSNFLIFKTDENGTLKWNRTLTYSDVAYAVKVLPNGDTLAVGYSYAFMGLYPDSLTISRFDSEGNDLEHYYYSVPDANVVLDAIITPSEDVIVVGKIQTYGGKELPEEDVWVLKLDKNASVKLNKTYDISQNDEAWAVAMASNGDIIVAGDSGNDYAKDFLVLRLDENGNLKWQKTFDKNNEDIAYAVAVAPNGDIVVAGQTENGEYNDAWVIRLDSNGNIIWQKQFGGSGEDGVNSITVLSDGGIVLVGYTNSFGASNMDAWVLVLDSSGNVKWNYIYDGGSYDAAHSVDVVPNGNIVVAGWSGGDILLMAIKIPEPQFGPILPITGNPYILMAHTWTSWFFMYYDIFEELYSTAVSLDVDNETLEMALELHNNATDLILDAWRCDSLEEILRRMQLGVMPKLYNIRKAFLMELEAIDILKDAINELQLY, from the coding sequence ATGAGAGGAAAAGTGAAGAGGTGTTGGGCTTTATTTTTATTGGCTTTGTTATTTGGAATTTTTTGCAGAATGCCTCAAGTAGAAGCAGGGAATGATTATGAAGTCCTTTGGCATGAAACTTATACTTTTGGCAGTACAAGTGGTGGCAGTTTGGTAGATGTTACCCCAGATGGAGAGATTATAGTTGCAGGACATACGTATTTTGATTGGTGGCATTCGAACTTTTTGATTTTTAAAACCGATGAGAATGGAACTCTCAAGTGGAACAGGACTTTGACATATAGCGATGTTGCTTACGCAGTTAAGGTCCTTCCAAATGGGGACACCCTGGCAGTAGGATACAGCTACGCATTCATGGGTCTTTATCCAGATAGCTTAACAATTTCGAGATTTGACAGTGAAGGAAATGATTTGGAACATTATTACTACTCTGTGCCTGATGCAAATGTCGTTTTAGACGCGATTATTACTCCCAGCGAAGACGTCATAGTCGTCGGTAAAATACAAACGTATGGGGGTAAGGAATTACCTGAGGAAGACGTTTGGGTTCTCAAGCTTGACAAAAACGCTAGCGTAAAATTGAATAAGACTTATGATATAAGCCAAAATGACGAAGCATGGGCGGTTGCAATGGCCTCTAACGGGGATATCATAGTAGCTGGAGATTCGGGGAACGATTATGCCAAGGATTTTTTGGTTCTTAGGCTTGATGAGAATGGCAACTTAAAGTGGCAGAAGACATTCGATAAAAATAATGAGGATATAGCTTATGCTGTGGCAGTTGCTCCTAATGGGGACATTGTGGTTGCAGGTCAAACGGAAAATGGAGAGTATAATGACGCTTGGGTCATCCGTCTTGATAGCAATGGGAACATAATATGGCAAAAGCAATTTGGAGGATCAGGAGAAGATGGGGTTAATTCAATTACAGTTCTTTCCGATGGAGGCATTGTGCTTGTGGGCTACACTAATAGTTTTGGTGCATCAAACATGGATGCTTGGGTTTTAGTCCTAGACAGTTCAGGAAATGTGAAATGGAACTACATCTACGATGGAGGCTCTTACGATGCTGCTCACTCTGTTGATGTTGTACCAAATGGAAATATCGTAGTGGCTGGATGGTCAGGTGGCGATATTCTTTTAATGGCAATAAAAATACCTGAACCTCAGTTTGGACCTATTCTACCAATTACGGGGAATCCTTATATTTTAATGGCCCATACATGGACATCTTGGTTTTTCATGTATTATGACATTTTTGAAGAGCTTTACAGCACTGCAGTGTCTTTGGATGTTGATAACGAAACTCTAGAGATGGCTCTGGAACTTCATAATAATGCTACGGACTTGATTTTAGATGCTTGGAGATGCGATAGTCTAGAGGAAATCCTCAGAAGGATGCAGTTAGGGGTTATGCCGAAGCTCTACAATATTAGGAAAGCATTTCTTATGGAGCTAGAGGCAATAGATATCTTAAAAGATGCAATAAATGAGTTACAGCTCTATTGA
- a CDS encoding Lrp/AsnC ligand binding domain-containing protein yields MIEVFVLIIVKPGNEDVVYEKLSKLPQVKEVYKVYGEYDIIIRVEVENIKGLDEFHDNVLRRINEIEMTETLIASSYGS; encoded by the coding sequence ATGATAGAGGTTTTCGTCTTGATTATTGTTAAACCCGGAAACGAAGACGTAGTATACGAGAAGTTAAGTAAACTCCCTCAAGTTAAAGAAGTCTACAAGGTCTATGGAGAATATGACATCATAATTCGAGTTGAAGTAGAGAACATTAAGGGCCTTGATGAGTTTCATGACAATGTACTAAGGCGAATAAACGAAATAGAAATGACTGAAACATTAATAGCTAGCTCCTACGGGAGCTGA
- a CDS encoding phosphoribosyltransferase family protein, with protein sequence MSQIESVKEKLRVIRVLRLLKKNYTYEELSRITGLPITVLNRYVRGKVLPSTQRTRELIKILSPYMNLEEEVKRRIIFDKHGLFDNLKILSDNDLMNLIAESIASKYRDKKIDKILTAATDGIPLAIHIGNELGVDVVYAKKKREVGVEKFYEVNYVSSSSGSIMTLYLPHWAIKKGENILIVDDVVRSGETQKALLEMCKQANTTPVGMFFLISVGNVIDRIKEEYKIPVDVMIHL encoded by the coding sequence TTGAGTCAAATAGAGTCTGTCAAAGAAAAACTCCGAGTTATTAGGGTTCTAAGGCTTTTGAAAAAGAATTATACTTATGAGGAACTATCACGAATCACCGGTCTTCCTATTACAGTCTTAAACAGGTACGTGAGAGGAAAAGTTCTCCCGAGCACACAAAGGACGAGAGAACTGATAAAAATTCTCTCACCCTATATGAATCTAGAAGAGGAAGTAAAACGTAGAATAATATTCGATAAACACGGGCTATTTGACAATTTGAAAATTCTTAGTGACAACGATCTAATGAACCTTATAGCAGAGAGTATTGCTTCAAAGTATAGAGACAAGAAAATAGACAAGATACTTACAGCAGCTACAGATGGTATTCCCCTGGCAATTCATATTGGAAATGAACTTGGAGTTGACGTTGTATATGCCAAGAAAAAGAGAGAAGTGGGTGTAGAAAAGTTCTATGAAGTAAATTATGTCTCAAGTTCCTCAGGAAGTATTATGACACTCTATCTACCTCATTGGGCCATTAAAAAAGGAGAAAATATACTCATAGTTGATGATGTAGTGAGAAGTGGAGAGACTCAAAAAGCTTTGCTAGAGATGTGTAAACAGGCCAATACTACTCCAGTTGGGATGTTCTTCCTTATAAGCGTCGGTAACGTGATTGATAGAATAAAAGAGGAATATAAGATTCCTGTAGATGTCATGATTCACCTTTGA
- a CDS encoding tetratricopeptide repeat protein: MEDETIKSIFDLVEIITDPKIRALTYARIGLELYRIEDPRYLEAFRKSLAGAEAIEDLDELVDLLINVGTYIGGANKNSAARVFARVVELLEGAPPQSRDRNLEKMIKSMLRLGILKPALSYALLIDDSRIRNETLLSILKAYLSAGILKDAIQISKELLDEPWSSKAKSEILKFHIKREEIENALEIFNTIEGDREKLIMEIAEDLMKFPEYLSKFLDALREEELKAVSRELLGLLIESPSGEYADLVEKIAEKVPDENVQVKVVAFFNRIGRREKAIEQASKIKDDYLASLAFGEIAMGYLRQGDLDKAIDAVMNVKDPKWNSRLLEEILVKILRLAIEEALEEQH, from the coding sequence ATGGAAGATGAGACTATTAAAAGTATTTTCGATTTGGTGGAGATCATCACAGATCCGAAGATTAGGGCACTTACTTATGCTCGTATTGGTTTGGAACTTTATCGCATAGAGGATCCTAGGTATTTGGAAGCGTTTAGAAAGTCTTTAGCGGGTGCTGAGGCTATTGAAGACCTAGATGAACTTGTTGATCTCCTTATAAATGTAGGAACATATATAGGGGGAGCAAACAAGAATTCTGCTGCTCGGGTCTTTGCTCGAGTAGTAGAGCTTCTTGAAGGGGCACCTCCACAAAGCAGAGATAGAAATTTGGAAAAAATGATAAAGTCAATGTTGAGACTCGGAATTCTTAAGCCGGCGCTTTCCTATGCGTTGTTAATTGATGACAGTAGAATAAGAAATGAAACTTTACTTTCGATTCTTAAGGCTTATCTATCTGCAGGAATTCTTAAAGATGCCATTCAAATTTCAAAAGAACTTCTTGACGAGCCTTGGAGCTCTAAAGCGAAATCAGAGATTTTGAAGTTTCATATAAAAAGAGAGGAAATTGAAAATGCCCTGGAAATATTTAACACCATAGAAGGAGATAGAGAGAAGCTGATCATGGAAATTGCTGAAGACCTTATGAAATTCCCGGAGTATCTCTCCAAGTTTCTTGATGCATTAAGAGAAGAAGAATTAAAGGCAGTATCGAGGGAGTTGTTGGGTCTTTTGATCGAGTCTCCGAGTGGAGAATATGCAGATTTAGTGGAAAAAATTGCTGAAAAAGTACCAGATGAGAATGTTCAGGTAAAAGTGGTAGCATTTTTCAATCGAATCGGGAGGAGAGAAAAGGCAATTGAGCAGGCTAGCAAGATAAAAGACGATTATTTGGCCTCATTGGCATTTGGGGAAATTGCTATGGGATATCTGAGGCAGGGAGATCTTGATAAAGCAATAGATGCCGTTATGAATGTAAAGGACCCGAAGTGGAACTCAAGGCTTTTGGAAGAGATTTTAGTCAAGATCCTTAGGTTGGCAATAGAAGAGGCTTTGGAGGAGCAACATTAG